One Victivallis lenta DNA segment encodes these proteins:
- a CDS encoding NAD(P)H-dependent flavin oxidoreductase, with translation MMKDLSMLTPLMRRGSEFLGVKYPIICGAMTWVSEPKLVSAVCNAGGFGCLAGGNAPCDILEKQIHQLRELTPNNFAVNLITIAPAYKDHLAMLDRVKVPYIIFAGSFPKEKEIAAAKATGAKVLCFASTVSIAERMIRFGADGIILEGSEAGGHIGHVSSMVLIQQVLYKFHKEIPIFIAGGIGTGKMMAHLLTMGAAGVQLGTRFVMTEESTVHPAFKEAFRHANARDAISTPQYDQKLPVVAVRALRNRGTDLFGQLQLRLLRELEAGTIHRAEAQEEVEKFWIGALRRAAVEGDVDNGSLMAGQSVGLVDKVMTVRELIDELLEGAEDELVELKAKLCGC, from the coding sequence ATGATGAAAGATTTATCGATGCTGACCCCGCTCATGCGTCGCGGGAGTGAATTTCTCGGCGTGAAGTATCCGATCATCTGCGGCGCGATGACCTGGGTTTCGGAGCCGAAACTCGTCTCGGCCGTCTGCAACGCCGGCGGCTTCGGCTGCCTGGCCGGCGGCAACGCCCCGTGCGACATCCTCGAAAAGCAGATCCACCAGCTCCGGGAGCTCACGCCGAACAATTTCGCGGTGAACCTCATCACGATCGCCCCGGCCTACAAGGACCACCTCGCGATGCTCGACCGGGTCAAGGTGCCGTACATCATCTTCGCCGGCAGCTTCCCGAAGGAGAAGGAGATCGCCGCGGCCAAGGCCACCGGCGCCAAGGTGCTCTGCTTCGCCTCGACCGTCTCCATCGCCGAGCGCATGATCCGGTTCGGCGCCGACGGCATCATCCTCGAAGGCAGCGAGGCCGGCGGCCACATCGGGCATGTTTCGAGCATGGTTCTGATCCAGCAGGTGCTTTACAAATTCCACAAGGAAATTCCGATCTTCATCGCCGGCGGCATCGGCACCGGGAAAATGATGGCGCACCTGCTGACCATGGGTGCGGCGGGCGTCCAGCTCGGCACCCGTTTCGTCATGACCGAGGAGTCCACGGTCCACCCGGCCTTCAAGGAGGCTTTCCGCCATGCGAATGCCCGCGACGCGATCTCGACGCCGCAGTACGACCAGAAGCTCCCGGTCGTCGCTGTGCGCGCGCTGCGCAACAGGGGGACCGACCTCTTCGGGCAGCTCCAGCTCCGCCTGCTGCGCGAGCTCGAAGCCGGCACGATCCACCGCGCCGAAGCGCAGGAGGAAGTCGAGAAGTTCTGGATCGGCGCGCTGCGCCGCGCCGCCGTCGAAGGCGACGTGGACAACGGCTCCCTGATGGCCGGCCAGTCGGTCGGCCTCGTCGACAAGGTCATGACCGTCCGCGAGCTCATCGACGAACTGCTCGAAGGGGCGGAGGACGAACTCGTCGAACTCAAAGCGAAACTCTGCGGCTGCTGA